One genomic segment of Microbacterium sp. BLY includes these proteins:
- a CDS encoding NAD-dependent epimerase/dehydratase family protein, translated as MTDVLILGGTGWLSGRIAAHALRAGATVTCLARGGRPAPPGATLVLADREEEAAYDVVSRTDWDHVVDVSSRADHVSAAVRALGDRAARWTYISSMSVYRDDETVGTDESAPRHPAARAGEGDDYAREKVAAEDAVQDGLGDRALIVRPGLIVGDGDPSDRFGYWAAAFLRALDEPVLLPPLDGRTAQVIDVEDVAAFVVSARVTGAVNAIGDVHALEDVLRTVRAATGHTGPVVVGTEERLVAEGVAYWAGPRSLPLWLPPEMRGFMTRSNVRYRSSGGTLRPLDDTVERVVADERERGVDRERRAGLTRTEERALLDALAR; from the coding sequence ATGACGGATGTGCTGATCCTCGGGGGAACCGGATGGCTGTCGGGGCGCATCGCCGCGCATGCGCTCAGGGCGGGGGCGACCGTGACCTGCCTGGCCCGCGGGGGACGCCCGGCGCCGCCGGGAGCGACCCTCGTGCTGGCGGACCGAGAGGAGGAGGCTGCCTACGACGTCGTGTCCCGGACGGACTGGGACCACGTGGTCGACGTCTCCTCCCGCGCCGATCACGTGTCCGCGGCCGTCCGTGCGCTCGGCGATCGCGCCGCCCGGTGGACGTACATCTCATCGATGTCGGTGTACCGCGACGACGAGACGGTCGGGACCGACGAGTCGGCCCCGCGGCATCCGGCGGCGCGGGCCGGTGAGGGCGACGACTACGCGCGTGAGAAGGTCGCGGCGGAGGACGCCGTGCAGGATGGTCTCGGCGACCGCGCGCTCATCGTCCGTCCCGGCCTCATCGTCGGCGACGGCGACCCCAGCGATCGCTTCGGATACTGGGCGGCGGCGTTCCTCCGGGCCCTGGACGAGCCGGTGCTGCTCCCGCCCCTGGACGGGCGCACGGCACAGGTCATCGACGTCGAGGACGTCGCCGCCTTCGTCGTGTCCGCCCGCGTCACCGGCGCCGTGAACGCGATCGGCGACGTGCACGCGCTGGAGGACGTGCTCCGGACCGTCCGCGCGGCAACGGGGCATACCGGCCCGGTGGTCGTGGGCACGGAGGAGCGTCTCGTCGCGGAGGGCGTCGCGTATTGGGCGGGACCGCGGTCGCTGCCGCTGTGGCTGCCGCCGGAGATGCGTGGATTCATGACGCGCTCCAATGTGCGGTACCGGAGCAGCGGCGGCACGCTCCGCCCTCTCGATGACACGGTGGAGCGCGTCGTGGCGGACGAGCGCGAGCGGGGCGTGGACCGGGAGCGCCGCGCCGGACTCACGCGGACGGAGGAGCGGGCGCTGCTCGACGCCCTCGCTCGCTAG